In Vanrija pseudolonga chromosome 4, complete sequence, a single window of DNA contains:
- the MLH1 gene encoding DNA mismatch repair protein Mlh1, with protein sequence MDVDGADVAVEPDTPKPIRKLTADVVNQIAAAEIIHRPANAIKELLENSLDAGSTSIKVTVKEGGLKMLQIADNGHGINKADLPLLCERYATSKIAAFSDLQSLATYGFRGEALASISYCSHLEVITKTKADSVGWKAQYGNGVLKEDARPTAANDGTVITASDLFYNNALRKRAFRSGSDEYARILDVVTKYAVHNPHVAWVCKKAGTPQPDLSTNAGSSTKANIAALYTQSLASELLEVPETVFAPKLGASARGWVSNANHNGGRKPGFLLFINNRLVDSSKIKKAIDALYTTYLPKGASPFAYLSLSIEPDKVDVNVHPTKSEVHFLHEDEVVDALVAAVEKALAGANVSRTFSVQTLLPGAPDASQATQKPRTTAPNYKVRMDPSNRTLDSMITVIDPSQIADYDERPSKRRGADTSAEVTVVEDEDETPMWSASVQEAKDGSSSSSSKDIPESVCDFWSIQELRRAVKKKGNEDLNETLAKHAFVGIADRHQCLGLIQHSTRLFLVDYAALGDEHFYQLGLRQFGAIGRLRLEPAPQIKDLLRLAAEDEPGIEENGLTVDGVVKRASALLISKRDMIDEYFSLSITPAGALEALPLLLKGYTPNLDRLPHFLLCLATRVDWEDEKACFEGVLRELAFFYSPRPFADTEADDDASADEVAHHVWQLEHVLFPSFRRNTQWPKSLSDRHVNQVANLPDLFRVFERC encoded by the exons ATGGACGTCGACGGAGcagacgtcgccgtcgagccagaCACGCCCAAGCCGATCCGCAagctcaccgccgacgtTGTCAACCAgatcgcggcggccgag ATTATCCACCGGCCAGCCAACGCGATCAAGGAGCTGCTTGAGAACTCGCTCGATGCAGGGAGCACGTCGATCAAGGTGAcggtcaaggagggcggGTTGAAGATGCTCCAGATAGCGGACAACGGGCATGGGATTAAT AAAGCCGACCTTCCCCTCCTGTGCGAGCGGTACGCGACCTCCAAGATTGCTGCCTTCTCCGACCTGCAGAGCCTCGCGACGTACGGCttccgcggcgaggcgctcgcgtcAATCAGCTACTGCTCGCACTTGGAGGTGATCACCAAGACGAAGGCGGACAGTGTGGGCTGGAAGGCGCAGTACGGCAACGGCGTGCTGAAGGAGGACGCGCGCCCGACggccgccaacgacggcaCCGTGATCACCGCCTCGGACCTGTTCTACAACAATGCGCTGAGGAAGCGTGCTTTCCGTTCCGGCTCGGACGAGTATGCGCGCATCCTCGACGTTGTGACCAAGTACGCCGTGCACAATCCGCACGTCGCGTGGGTGTGCAAGAAGGCGGGCACTCCGCAGCCTGACCTGTCGACCAACGCCGGGTCGTCGACAAAGGCGAACATTGCGGCCCTGTACACGCAGAGCTTAGCCTCCGAGCTGTTGGAGGTGCCCGAGACGGTGTTTGCGCCGAAGctgggcgcgtcggcgcgcgggtgGGTCAGCAATGCCAACCATAACGGAGGGAGGAAGCCGGGTTTCTTGCTCTTCATCAACA accGCTTGGTCGACAGCTCAAAGATCAAGAAGGCAATCGACGCGTTGTACACGACGTATTTGCCCAAGGGCGCGTCGCCGTTCGCCTATCTCAGCCTGTCAATCGAGCCAGACAAGGTCGACGTCAATGTCCACCCTACCAAGTCGGAGGTGCACTTCCTccacgaggacgaggttgtGGACGCTCTGGTCGCCGCAGTGGAGAAGGCGCTCGCCGGGGCCAACGTCTCGAGGACATTCTCCGTGCAGACGCTGCTGCCAGGAGCACCGGACGCATCGCAGGCAACACAGAAGC CACGCACGACGGCACCAAACTACAAAGTCCGCATGGATCCCTCCAACCGTACCCTCGACTCGATGATCACGGTTATCGACCCCTCGCAAATAGCAGACTACGATGAGCGGCCGTCCAAACGTCGCGGAGCCGACACCAGCGCCGAGGTCACGGtcgttgaggacgaggacgagacgcCCATGTGGAGCGCGTCGGTGCAGGAGGCGAAggacggcagcagcagcagcagcagcaaggacATCCCCGAGAGCGTGTGTGATTTCTGGAGTATACAAGAGCTGCGGCGGGCAGTGAAGAAGAAGGGGAATGaag ACCTGAATGAGACATTGGCTAAGCACGCGTTTGTCGGCATCGCAGACCGCCACCAGTGCCTGGGATTGATACAGCACTCGACGCGACTGTTCCTCGTCGACTATGCGGCCCTTGG CGACGAGCACTTTTACCAGCTGGGGTTGCGGCAGTTTGGCGCCATCGGCCGGCTACGTCTCGAGCCAGCACCGCAGATCAAGGACCTGCTGCGtctggccgccgaggacgagcctGGGATCGAGGAAAACGGGCTGACTGTCGATGGAGTCGTCAAA CGCGCCTCTGCCCTCCTCATCTCGAAACGCGACATGATCGACGAGTACTTCTCGCTGTCCATCACGCCGGCTGGTGCACTCGAGGCGCTaccgctcctcctcaaggGCTACACGCCAAACCTCGACCGGCTACCGCACTTCCTTCTGTGCCTCGCCACAAGAGTGGACTGGGAGGACGAGAAGGCTTGCTTTGAGGGTGTGCTCCGCGAACTGGCATTCTTCTACTCGCCACGCCCGTTCGCCGATACagaggcggacgacgacgcgagtgccgacgaggtggcccaTCATGTGtggcagctcgagcacgtcctgTTCCCCAGCTTTCGACGGAACACGCAGTGGCCCAAGAGCCTTTCGGATCGCCACGTGAACCAGGTGGCCAACCTGCCCGACCTGTTCCGGGTATTCGAGCGTTGTTAG
- the mrpl22 gene encoding 54S ribosomal protein L22, mitochondrial, translating to MSRTLRSALTIAQGIPGPSRPLLRPVVAPIATSSVASSRSLFDFANFKLPNWRRSAKKEDETDAAAPAAPAEAEKKDGGLFEEVVEEAEVAEKKLKKKTWTEHSYKSGLHKGSHRRLNQISRQVAGLPVDEAVVQLAFGDKRAGRTWVKSTLALARDHAEAKGLAREKLVVAETWVSKGPKVARLDIKGRGRFGIKHHGSARIHFVLREGKTWSQKQEAERNKVLRKVRSAGVVREDGKLRRKTIDGWAW from the exons atgtCCAGGACGCTGCGCTCAGCGCTGACAA TCGCCCAGGGCATCCCTGGCCCCTCGCGGCCGCTCTTGCGGCCCGTCGTTGCGCCCATCGCCACGTCGTCTGTggcttcctcgcgctc ccTGTTCGACTTTGCCAACTTCAAGCTGCCCAACTGGCGCCGGAgcgccaagaaggaggacgagacggacgccgctgcgcctgccgcgcctgccgaggctgagaagaaggacggcgGCCTGTTCGAGGAAGTTgtggaggaggccgaggtggccgagaagaagttgaagaagaagacgtggaccgag CACTCGTACAAGTCGGGCCTGCACAAGGGCTCGCACCGCCGTCTGAACCAGATCTCGCGGCAAGTTGCCGGCCTgccggtcgacgaggcggtcgtcCAGCTGGCCTTTGGCGACAAGCGTGCGGGCCGCACATGGGTGAAGAGCACTCTTGCGCTGGCAcgcgaccacgccgaggccaagggactcgcgcgcgagaagctcgtcgtcgccgagacgtGGGTGTCCAAGGGCCCCAAGGTCGCGCGGCTCGACATCAAGGGCCGCGGACGCTTCGGCATCAAGCACcacggctcggcgcgcatcCACTTTGTCCTCCGCGAGGGCAAGACATGGTCCCAGAAGCAGGAGGCAGAGCGCAACAAGGTGCTCCGCAAggtgcgctcggcgggcgtcgtgcgcgaggacggcaagctccGTCGCAAGACGATCGACGGGTGGGCGTGGTAG
- the TPI gene encoding Triosephosphate isomerase: protein MPRKFFVGGNFKMNGSQASIKTIVEGLNDAKLDGSNDVVIAPPALYLISVAAAVKAPVEVAAQNAYIKQSGAFTGEISPEQIKDAGVPWVILGHSERRSLFHDSDEAVAQKVKLAIDTGLKVIACIGETLEEREQGITSQVNQRQLEAIAAAIPEAAWKDIVVAYEPVWAIGTGKVATVEQAQEVHADLRQWLAKRVSPAVAEATRIIYGGSVTAKNSPELAKAADIDGFLVGGASLKPEFVEIARTKA from the exons ATGCCCCGCAAGTTCTTCGTTGG TGGTAACTTCAAGATGAACGGCTCGCAGGCCTCGATCAAGACGATCGTCGAGGGCCTcaacgacgccaagctcgacggctCGAACG acgtcgtcatcgcccCCCCTGCGCTCTACCTCATCTctgtcgcggcggccgtcaaggcgcccgtcgaggtcgccgcgcaGAACGCCTACATCAAGCAGTCGGGCGCGTTCACTGGCGAGATCTCCCCCGAGCAGATCAaggacgccggcgtgccgtGGGTCATCCTCGGCCACTCTGAGCGCCGCTCCCTCTTccacgactcggacgaggccgtcgcccagaaggtcaagctcgccatcgacacgGGCCTCAAGGTCATTGCGTGCATcggcgagacgctcgaggagcgcgagcagggcaTCACGAGCCAGGTCaaccagcgccagctcgaggccattgcCGCTGCCATCCCCGAGGCTGCTTGGAA GGACATTGTCGTCGCCTATGAGCCCGTCTGGGCCATCGGCACGGGCAAGGTCGCCaccgtcgagcaggcgcaggaGGTGCACGCCGACCTGCGCCAGTGgctcgccaagcgcgtctcgcccgccgtcgccgaggccacgcGCATCATCTACGGCGGCTCGGTCACGGCCAAGAactcgcccgagctcgccaaggcggccgacaTTGACggcttcctcgtcggcggcgcctcgCTCAAGCCCGAGTTTGTCGAGATTGCCCGCACCAAGGCTTAG